A window from Bordetella petrii encodes these proteins:
- a CDS encoding NADP-dependent oxidoreductase translates to MPQSNTTNRRIVLAAHPRGLPSTRDFRLEHTDVPRAQDGQVLLRTLCLSLDPYMRNLMDETGPVYAPAVPLGEPMVGGTVSRVVVSRHPRFQAGDLVLANAGWQDYALSDGQDLLPLGDMERPSLALGGLGMPAFTAYVGLLDIGQPQPGQTVAVGAATGAVGSVVGQIAKLKGARVVGIAGGADKCRYAVEELGFDACLDRRDPQLAGRLAAACPGGIDVYFENVGGAVFDAVLPLLNIGARVPVCGIIAHYNDPVPPAGADRLPAAMAAVLQKRIRVQGFIILDHYAERYEAFRQDMGAWIEAGRVKLREDRVAGLEQAPAAFIGLLEGRNFGKLVVDVAA, encoded by the coding sequence TGCCCTCGACGCGGGATTTCCGCCTGGAACATACCGATGTGCCGCGCGCGCAGGACGGCCAGGTGCTGCTGCGCACCCTGTGCCTGTCGCTGGACCCCTATATGCGCAACCTGATGGACGAAACCGGGCCGGTGTATGCCCCCGCCGTGCCGCTGGGCGAGCCCATGGTGGGCGGCACGGTCAGCCGCGTGGTCGTTTCGCGCCATCCCCGCTTCCAGGCCGGCGACCTGGTGCTGGCCAATGCCGGCTGGCAGGACTACGCCCTGTCAGACGGACAGGATCTGCTGCCGCTGGGCGATATGGAACGGCCCTCATTGGCGCTGGGCGGCCTGGGCATGCCGGCCTTCACCGCCTACGTCGGCCTGCTGGACATCGGCCAGCCCCAGCCGGGCCAGACCGTGGCGGTGGGCGCGGCCACCGGCGCGGTGGGCTCCGTGGTGGGGCAGATCGCCAAATTGAAGGGCGCGCGCGTGGTGGGCATTGCCGGCGGCGCCGACAAATGCCGCTATGCCGTCGAGGAGCTGGGCTTCGATGCCTGCCTGGACCGCCGCGACCCGCAACTGGCCGGCCGGCTGGCGGCCGCCTGCCCCGGCGGCATCGATGTCTACTTCGAGAACGTGGGCGGCGCGGTGTTCGATGCCGTGCTGCCCTTGCTGAATATCGGCGCGCGCGTGCCGGTGTGCGGCATCATCGCGCATTACAACGATCCGGTTCCGCCCGCCGGCGCCGACCGGCTGCCGGCCGCCATGGCCGCCGTGCTGCAAAAGCGCATCCGCGTGCAGGGCTTCATTATCCTGGACCACTACGCCGAACGCTACGAGGCGTTCCGGCAGGACATGGGCGCCTGGATCGAGGCGGGCCGCGTCAAGCTGCGGGAAGACCGGGTCGCGGGGCTGGAACAGGCTCCGGCGGCCTTCATCGGGCTGCTCGAAGGACGCAACTTCGGCAAACTGGTCGTGGACGTGGCCGCCTGA
- the ptsP gene encoding phosphoenolpyruvate--protein phosphotransferase, producing the protein MHGKGVARGYAIGRAVVMGAASLEVAHYRIAADDVAAESERLTQALARAQDDLLQMADTLPADAPRELGAMLNVHRLLLADPLLAEQTRALIAERHYNAEWALAAQGQILGEQFDAMEDEYLRERGADVRQVIERVLQVLSGSTAMLPDAGTLDGDDPLVVVAHDISPADMLRLRGGRFAAFVTDLGGPTSHTAIVARSMGVPAVVALGNVRELVRDGDTLVVDGAAGVVLVNPGPVMLQEYRDRQVAYLAERAELALLRDERAVTLDGIDIVLNANIELPDEAAAALAAGAQGIGLFRSEFLFMGRQSLPDEEEQYQAYAAVVRVMGGRPVTIRTLDIGADKTLDDEATVATNPALGQRAIRYCLARPEMFATQLRAILRASAHGHVRLLLPMVTHMHEVTAALAAIESARRELDAGGHAYAERLEVGAMVEVPAIAIAIEPFAQALDFLSIGTNDLIQYTLAIDRGDHDVAGLYDPLHPAVLRLVANTINAGARVGKPVAVCGEMAGDARLTRLLLGLGLTEFSMHPQQLLDVKREIRRAHSNDLRVKVATALNRALPVDLDLLGQG; encoded by the coding sequence CTGCACGGCAAGGGCGTGGCGCGCGGATACGCCATCGGCCGCGCGGTGGTCATGGGCGCCGCCTCGCTCGAAGTGGCGCATTACCGCATCGCCGCCGACGATGTCGCGGCCGAAAGCGAGCGCCTGACCCAGGCGCTGGCCCGCGCCCAGGACGACCTGCTGCAAATGGCCGATACCCTGCCGGCCGACGCGCCGCGCGAACTGGGCGCCATGCTGAATGTGCACCGCCTGCTGCTGGCCGATCCGCTGCTGGCCGAGCAGACCCGCGCGCTGATCGCCGAACGCCACTACAACGCCGAATGGGCGCTGGCCGCGCAGGGCCAGATCCTGGGCGAGCAGTTCGACGCCATGGAAGACGAATACCTGCGCGAGCGCGGCGCCGATGTCCGCCAGGTCATCGAGCGCGTGCTGCAAGTGCTGTCGGGCAGCACGGCCATGCTGCCCGACGCCGGCACCCTCGACGGCGACGACCCCCTGGTCGTCGTGGCGCACGATATTTCGCCGGCCGACATGCTGCGCCTGCGCGGCGGGCGTTTCGCGGCGTTCGTCACCGACCTGGGCGGGCCCACCTCGCACACCGCCATCGTGGCGCGCAGCATGGGCGTGCCCGCGGTGGTGGCGCTGGGCAATGTGCGCGAACTGGTGCGCGACGGCGACACCCTGGTGGTCGACGGCGCCGCCGGCGTGGTGCTGGTCAATCCCGGGCCGGTCATGCTGCAGGAATACCGCGACCGCCAGGTGGCCTACCTGGCCGAACGCGCCGAGCTGGCCCTGCTGCGCGACGAACGCGCCGTTACTCTGGACGGCATCGATATCGTGCTCAACGCCAATATCGAGCTTCCCGACGAAGCCGCCGCGGCCCTGGCCGCGGGCGCGCAGGGCATCGGGCTGTTCCGCAGCGAATTCCTGTTCATGGGGCGGCAGTCGCTGCCCGACGAAGAAGAGCAATACCAGGCCTATGCGGCGGTGGTCCGGGTCATGGGCGGCCGCCCGGTCACGATACGCACTCTGGATATCGGCGCCGACAAGACGCTCGACGACGAGGCCACGGTGGCCACCAATCCGGCGCTGGGGCAGCGCGCCATCCGCTATTGCCTGGCCCGCCCCGAGATGTTCGCCACCCAGCTGCGGGCCATCCTGCGGGCGTCGGCGCACGGCCACGTGCGCCTGCTGCTGCCCATGGTGACGCACATGCACGAGGTCACGGCCGCCCTGGCCGCCATCGAGTCCGCGCGCCGCGAGCTCGATGCCGGCGGCCATGCCTATGCCGAACGCCTTGAAGTGGGGGCCATGGTCGAAGTGCCGGCCATCGCCATCGCCATCGAGCCGTTTGCCCAGGCGCTGGATTTTCTTTCCATCGGCACCAACGACCTCATCCAGTACACCCTGGCTATCGATCGCGGCGACCACGACGTGGCCGGCCTGTACGATCCGCTGCATCCCGCGGTGCTGCGCCTGGTGGCCAATACCATCAATGCGGGCGCGCGGGTCGGCAAGCCGGTGGCCGTATGCGGCGAGATGGCGGGCGACGCGCGGCTGACGCGGCTGCTGCTGGGCCTGGGCCTGACCGAATTCTCGATGCACCCGCAGCAGCTGCTCGACGTCAAGCGGGAAATCCGCCGCGCCCACAGCAACGACCTGCGGGTCAAGGTGGCCACGGCCCTGAACCGCGCGCTGCCGGTCGACCTGGACCTGCTCGGACAGGGCTGA
- a CDS encoding HPr family phosphocarrier protein: MPISDIIISNKLGLHARAAAKLTQLASKFGSEIFISRGAQRVNAKSIMGVMMLAAGQGVTVRLEASGGDADQALSEIQNLFDSKFGEHE; this comes from the coding sequence ATGCCTATTTCTGACATCATCATTTCCAACAAGCTGGGCCTGCATGCGCGTGCGGCCGCCAAGCTGACGCAGCTGGCCAGCAAGTTCGGCAGCGAAATCTTCATCTCGCGCGGCGCCCAGCGCGTCAACGCCAAGAGCATCATGGGGGTAATGATGCTGGCAGCCGGGCAGGGCGTCACTGTCAGGCTGGAAGCCTCGGGCGGCGATGCCGACCAGGCGCTTTCCGAAATCCAGAACCTGTTCGACAGCAAATTCGGTGAGCACGAATAG
- a CDS encoding PTS sugar transporter subunit IIA, whose amino-acid sequence MTGIVIVVHAPLGEAMREFAEHVLGEAAGQMAVHDIQPDESPDSRAPAVLRDILAADTGGGVLVLTDLIGATPANIAKRAVADAQAQGTQCGLVAGLNTSMLLRALTSRERSLAETREKALAGGVQGCLRVD is encoded by the coding sequence ATGACCGGCATAGTCATCGTCGTGCACGCGCCGCTGGGCGAAGCCATGCGCGAATTCGCCGAACACGTGCTGGGCGAAGCGGCCGGGCAGATGGCCGTGCACGATATCCAGCCCGACGAATCCCCCGACAGCCGCGCGCCCGCCGTGCTCCGCGACATCCTGGCCGCCGATACGGGCGGCGGCGTGCTGGTGCTGACCGATCTCATCGGCGCCACGCCGGCCAACATCGCCAAGCGGGCGGTGGCCGATGCCCAGGCGCAGGGCACGCAATGCGGCCTGGTCGCCGGCCTGAACACATCGATGCTGCTGCGCGCCCTGACCTCGCGCGAGCGCAGCCTGGCCGAAACTCGCGAGAAGGCGCTGGCGGGCGGCGTGCAGGGCTGTTTGCGGGTAGACTGA
- the gshB gene encoding glutathione synthase produces the protein MHVLFVIDPLPRLKAYKDSSVAMMRALAARGHTLSVAMQGDLFIDAGVVQARATDIELVDGADLHGHDWWRDAGAAQDVPLSRFGAVLMRKDPPFDMEYVYSTHMLEYAQAQGARVFNDAAAIRNHPEKLAITEFSELAAPTLVTRDMARIKAFHAHHQDVIVKPLDGMGGTGIFRLQAVEPNLNAILETLTEDGTRTIMAQRYIPEIVQGDKRILLIGGEAVPYSLARIPLAGETRGNLAAGGRGVAQPLSERDREIAAAVAPRLAARGLLLVGLDVIGDYVTEVNVTSPTCFVEIAEQTGFDVAGMFAQALERAAA, from the coding sequence ATGCATGTCTTATTCGTAATCGATCCCTTGCCGCGCCTGAAGGCCTACAAGGATAGTTCGGTCGCCATGATGCGCGCGCTGGCCGCGCGCGGCCACACGCTCAGCGTGGCAATGCAGGGCGACCTGTTCATCGACGCCGGGGTGGTGCAGGCCCGCGCCACCGATATCGAGCTGGTGGACGGCGCCGACCTGCACGGCCACGACTGGTGGCGCGATGCCGGCGCCGCGCAGGATGTCCCGCTGTCGCGCTTCGGCGCGGTGCTGATGCGCAAAGACCCGCCCTTCGACATGGAATACGTCTATTCGACGCACATGCTCGAATACGCCCAGGCGCAGGGGGCCAGGGTATTCAATGACGCCGCGGCGATCCGCAACCATCCCGAAAAGCTGGCCATCACCGAATTCTCCGAGCTGGCCGCTCCCACGCTGGTCACGCGCGACATGGCGCGCATCAAGGCGTTCCACGCGCATCACCAGGACGTCATCGTCAAGCCGCTCGACGGCATGGGCGGCACGGGCATTTTCCGCCTGCAGGCGGTCGAGCCCAACCTGAACGCCATCCTGGAAACCCTGACCGAAGACGGCACGCGCACCATCATGGCGCAGCGCTACATTCCCGAAATCGTCCAGGGCGACAAGCGCATCCTGCTGATCGGCGGCGAGGCCGTGCCTTACTCCCTGGCGCGCATTCCCCTGGCGGGCGAAACCCGCGGCAACCTGGCCGCCGGCGGGCGCGGCGTGGCGCAGCCGCTGTCCGAGCGCGACCGCGAAATCGCCGCCGCCGTGGCCCCCAGGCTGGCCGCGCGCGGGCTGCTGCTGGTGGGCCTGGACGTGATCGGCGACTACGTCACCGAGGTCAACGTCACCAGCCCCACCTGTTTTGTCGAGATCGCCGAGCAAACCGGCTTCGACGTGGCGGGCATGTTTGCGCAGGCCCTGGAACGCGCGGCGGCGTAA
- the infC gene encoding translation initiation factor IF-3, which yields MATEKANRINGEIRVPEVRLIGLDGEQLGIVKLADAFRLSEQADVDLVEIAPNADPPVCRLMDYGKFKYQEQKRQAEARAKQKVIQVKEVKFRPATDEGDYQVKLRNLRRFLEEGDKAKVTLRFRGREMAHQELGMRVLERVRDDLTELAQVEAMPKLEGRQMVMVLAPRKKSTPGKADAAG from the coding sequence ATCGCCACTGAAAAAGCCAATCGCATCAACGGTGAAATCCGCGTTCCCGAGGTGCGCCTGATAGGTCTGGACGGAGAGCAGCTGGGCATCGTCAAGCTGGCCGACGCGTTCCGTCTTTCCGAACAAGCCGATGTGGACCTGGTCGAAATCGCGCCCAACGCCGATCCCCCGGTCTGCCGCCTGATGGACTACGGCAAGTTCAAGTACCAGGAACAGAAACGCCAAGCCGAAGCCCGCGCCAAGCAGAAGGTCATCCAGGTCAAGGAAGTGAAATTCCGTCCCGCCACCGACGAAGGCGACTACCAGGTCAAGCTGCGCAACCTGCGCCGCTTCCTGGAAGAGGGCGACAAGGCCAAGGTCACGCTGCGGTTCCGGGGCCGGGAAATGGCTCACCAGGAACTTGGCATGCGCGTGCTCGAGCGCGTGCGCGACGACCTGACCGAACTGGCCCAGGTCGAGGCCATGCCCAAGCTGGAAGGGCGCCAGATGGTCATGGTGCTGGCCCCCCGCAAGAAGAGCACGCCGGGCAAGGCCGACGCCGCCGGCTGA
- the thrS gene encoding threonine--tRNA ligase: MVQITLPDGSQRQFPGPVTVAEVAQSIGTGLAKAALGGRVTAPGGEPRLVDTSYRLEHDAQLAIVTAKDADGLDLIRHSTAHLLAYAVKELFPDAQVTIGPVIDNGFYYDFSYKRPFTPEDLAAIEKKMTELARKDETVTREEWTRDDAVAYFKSIGEDYKAEIIASIPANETLSLYREGNFIDLCRGPHVPSTGKLKVFKLMKVAGAYWRGDSNNEMLQRIYGTAWATKDDQDAYLHMLEEAERRDHRKIGRDLDLFHFQDEAPGLIFWHPKGWALWQQVEQYMRGVYNDNGYQEVKAPQILDLSLWKKTGHWDNYRENMFTTESENRVYGLKPMNCPGHVQIFNAGLHSYRELPLRYGEFGQCHRNEPSGSLHGMMRVRGFTQDDGHIFCTEDQLQDECADFTALLQKVYRDFGFNDVLYKVATRPEKRIGSDEIWDKAETALMESLRRTGCEFEISPGEGAFYGPKIEYTLKDAIGRHWQCGTVQVDFSMPVRLGAEYVDAQDQRRAPVMLHRAILGSLERFIGMLIENHAGAMPPWLAPVQAVVCCISEPSADYAAQITQTLKKQGFRVQSDLRGEKITRKIREHSLQKVPYILVVGDKEKQNGTVAVRGLGGLDLGVIALEDFAARLAEDVAARRDVVQPESSAT, translated from the coding sequence ATGGTACAGATCACTTTGCCCGATGGTTCGCAGCGTCAGTTTCCGGGGCCGGTCACGGTCGCCGAAGTCGCGCAGTCCATCGGCACCGGGCTGGCCAAGGCCGCGCTGGGCGGCCGCGTCACGGCGCCCGGCGGCGAGCCCCGGCTGGTCGACACCAGCTACCGCCTCGAGCACGACGCGCAGTTGGCCATCGTCACCGCCAAAGACGCCGACGGGCTCGACCTGATCCGCCATTCCACCGCGCACTTGCTGGCCTATGCCGTCAAAGAACTGTTTCCCGATGCGCAGGTCACCATCGGGCCGGTCATCGACAACGGCTTCTATTACGACTTCTCGTACAAGCGGCCCTTTACGCCCGAAGACCTGGCCGCCATCGAAAAGAAAATGACCGAGCTCGCGCGCAAAGACGAAACCGTCACGCGCGAAGAATGGACCCGCGACGATGCCGTGGCCTATTTCAAGAGCATCGGCGAAGACTACAAGGCCGAGATCATTGCGTCGATTCCCGCCAATGAAACGCTCAGCCTGTACCGCGAGGGCAATTTCATCGACCTCTGCCGCGGGCCGCACGTGCCGTCCACGGGCAAGCTCAAGGTCTTCAAGCTGATGAAGGTGGCCGGCGCCTACTGGCGCGGCGACAGCAACAACGAGATGCTCCAGCGCATCTACGGCACGGCCTGGGCCACCAAAGACGACCAGGACGCCTACCTGCACATGCTCGAAGAGGCCGAGCGCCGCGACCACCGCAAGATCGGCCGCGACCTCGACCTGTTCCATTTCCAGGACGAGGCCCCCGGCCTGATCTTCTGGCACCCCAAGGGCTGGGCGCTGTGGCAGCAGGTCGAACAGTACATGCGCGGCGTGTACAACGATAACGGCTACCAGGAAGTGAAAGCGCCGCAGATCCTCGACTTGTCGCTCTGGAAGAAAACCGGCCACTGGGACAACTACCGCGAAAACATGTTCACGACCGAGTCCGAGAACCGTGTTTACGGGCTCAAGCCCATGAACTGCCCGGGCCACGTGCAGATTTTCAACGCGGGGCTGCACTCGTACCGCGAACTGCCGCTGCGCTACGGCGAGTTCGGCCAGTGCCACCGCAATGAGCCGTCCGGCTCGCTGCACGGCATGATGCGCGTGCGCGGCTTCACACAAGACGACGGCCATATTTTCTGTACCGAAGACCAGCTGCAGGACGAGTGCGCCGACTTCACCGCGCTGCTGCAGAAGGTTTACCGTGATTTCGGCTTCAACGACGTGCTGTACAAGGTGGCCACGCGGCCCGAAAAGCGCATCGGCAGCGACGAAATCTGGGACAAGGCCGAAACCGCCCTGATGGAAAGCCTGCGGCGCACCGGCTGCGAGTTCGAGATTTCGCCGGGCGAGGGCGCCTTCTACGGCCCCAAGATCGAATACACGCTGAAAGATGCAATCGGCCGGCACTGGCAATGCGGCACCGTGCAGGTCGATTTCTCCATGCCGGTGCGGCTGGGCGCCGAGTACGTCGACGCCCAGGACCAGCGCCGCGCCCCGGTCATGCTGCACCGGGCCATCCTGGGTTCGCTCGAGCGTTTCATCGGCATGCTCATCGAAAACCATGCCGGCGCAATGCCGCCTTGGCTGGCGCCGGTGCAGGCCGTGGTGTGCTGCATTTCCGAGCCTTCGGCCGATTATGCTGCGCAAATCACACAAACCCTGAAAAAACAAGGCTTTAGGGTGCAGTCGGATTTGCGTGGTGAAAAAATCACTCGTAAAATCCGCGAGCATAGCCTGCAAAAGGTGCCGTACATCCTTGTCGTGGGTGACAAAGAAAAGCAGAACGGGACGGTTGCCGTTCGCGGCCTGGGGGGGCTTGATCTCGGCGTCATCGCGCTCGAAGACTTCGCCGCCCGCCTGGCCGAAGACGTCGCCGCCCGCCGGGATGTCGTTCAACCCGAAAGCAGTGCCACTTAA
- a CDS encoding response regulator transcription factor, whose protein sequence is MITSPFTAASPTDPATLPQAAGRRYLLLSGASDRVRIAILDDHPVITLGVAAYLRSQPDFEIVHAETTSEALAASLKRQPCDVAVVDFYLPRQPWDGMDFIRRLRRQHPHMAVITFSAGAAAETEYAAFRAGATGYLPKSASMPMLVEMIRAAHSRGNPCGFITYKNGALRVASPRHPDTRLTAAEIEVLRQIAQGLSVTQIAARLLRSKKTISTHKRRAMKKLGLADDLALALYLNEKFDNKAGP, encoded by the coding sequence ATGATCACGTCTCCGTTTACGGCTGCCAGCCCCACCGATCCGGCCACCCTGCCCCAGGCCGCGGGACGTCGCTACCTGCTGCTTTCCGGCGCCAGCGACCGCGTGCGCATCGCCATCCTCGACGACCACCCCGTCATCACGCTGGGCGTGGCGGCCTATCTCAGGTCGCAGCCCGACTTCGAAATCGTGCATGCCGAGACCACCTCCGAAGCGCTGGCCGCCAGCCTGAAGCGCCAGCCCTGCGACGTGGCGGTGGTCGACTTCTACCTGCCGCGCCAGCCCTGGGACGGCATGGACTTCATCCGTCGCCTGCGCCGTCAGCACCCGCACATGGCCGTCATCACGTTTTCGGCCGGCGCCGCCGCCGAAACCGAATACGCCGCCTTCCGGGCCGGCGCCACCGGCTACCTGCCCAAGTCCGCCTCGATGCCGATGCTGGTGGAAATGATCCGCGCCGCGCACAGCCGCGGCAACCCGTGCGGCTTCATCACGTACAAGAACGGCGCCCTGCGCGTGGCGTCGCCGCGCCACCCCGACACCCGCCTGACCGCCGCCGAAATCGAAGTGCTGCGCCAGATCGCCCAGGGGCTGTCGGTAACGCAAATAGCGGCCCGCCTGCTGCGCAGCAAGAAAACCATCAGCACCCACAAGCGGCGCGCCATGAAAAAGCTGGGGCTGGCCGACGACCTGGCGCTGGCGCTGTACTTGAACGAAAAATTCGATAACAAGGCAGGGCCCTGA